The window ccctgcccaagtgctaggtcggctctgaatttcatatcaaacagatagaaggtgaagtgggatcataacataatatggtccatccatttctaaatgaccaccaaacataagtctcccacgtctgagtgaagtcatagggggccggaagagcatcgcgggctctaagcataactccctttaccatttctagcaaaggttcatatttatcccacaaacaccagagtacaaaggggcaATATGAATAAtggaattagcatatattggaagcacatgcggaataacgaaatgtacatatgcctttcgagtcaatacaatacaaacataatctttcacaaatgtattcagatttgaaaggaaacaaaagcaagagcatacaaggattttaagaaatcacatatagctcaattgaaataagaaagttagatgaattcaatatccaaagaaatgaaactggaagaggaacatatcgaaagcaaatgcggaacaatgggatgcatgtgccgaatcattacgatgcaaacatgagctttagatgatagctatagatgtacaaataaataaaggataaaagtatataggaaattaaggtaataatgtaaagcttaactgaagtaagagtttttgccgaaatcgatttccaaagagaagaaacaaggaaagccgaaatcgaccaaagcttgattctggtagaatttgatagaaacattgtatgaactatttggataagcaattatgctccaatttatacaaaacagGTGTCATTAGAATGCtttgtcaatctaattttaggcaaattaagttttacaagaattagaatttacaacaaggagttacagataatttcatagcgaaaggtctgaaaatattagctctgttttactgaatccatagggttgatgaaagcagatgtttcagttagcaattgtactccaaaaattttaaatcaggtatatacttctTTGAGTCTAGCttggaataaatcatactttgtatgaatctgagttcacagcagaaagttataagtagttaagcaacaagaggtcaaaaatttcagtccctattttgcagaatctataggattaatttaaacagaagtcttagtaggcatttaaactctaaatcattcgatcttagtatcaaaataaagatttttttgtctactttcaaatggaataggttttgtctaaatcagagtttattacaaaatattaTGGCCAAAACAttgtatagaggtcagattaccgaaaaattacagattcatggctttgtatcaaaacgaaagaaggtttggttctcggttgaaatctttcaaattttgtagagtaaaaatggaaacaaagattaaggttactgtaggatgaggttagaacacttgccttaaaattatttgaatcccaaatgtgagaaaattgatgaaaaacctcaagctcttcttcttcttcacattggcggcaactcttcaggtttgttttctttaatctttcatctaattatttgggttttggctaatgcaaaaattataaggggctaggtgtcatctttagaacaaagataagtggcaccaaacttaggttagctagtgacacatgtccactatttttttttttttacttaaatctgaatctttcataaattatatcaaacttctaatatttactctcaggtccctagccataaacttttaatataatatcatttaatataaaataattattaaataatctttatttttacaaacaaaccttttactaaattttttttaaaaaatgggggatattacattTCAATCCCATTAGACTTATGTTCCttcttttaataatatttttttagtgtTGCATCTCAACCAAAATAACGtagagatacttaggaggtcatttaaagttttctttctttttacaaATATAATTCGATGGTAGCTTGTTGCGTTATGCTAAACATAAAATCAATATATATAGCCGGCGAGATCAGCGTGTTTGATATTTACTCCCCAACAAAATGATGTTCCTCAAGCTTAAGTGCGCGAAACCCCGCCACCTCTGCGAGCTTCTTAAACGATTCTCCTTCGGCGCCGTTTCCTTTGACGTGCACAGCTTAGCCCACTTCCTCGACGCTTGCATGTACGACGTGGCGGCCGCCCATGCCTGCCTTCTGAAGTCCCATGGCTTGGCCAGTTGTTCCGCACCGTGGAACAAAATCCTCGATCTTTACTGCAGAAGCGGCCTATTTCGACGAGCTCAGCAGCTGTTCGACGTAATTCCCAGCAGAGACGTTGTCTCTTATAACACGCTGATCTCTGCTCACGTTCGCCAGGGTCATGCTACCTTTGAGTCTCTGCGACTCTATACTCGGATGCTGTGCGAGAACATCAAGCCCGACAACGTCACCCTATCGATGTTGCTCGCCACTTCGAGTATGTTGGTGGAGCAAATCCACTCCCATTCGACCAAGATGGGTCTCAACTCGAATGCTTTCGTTGGGGGAGCCTTGGTCAGCGGCTACGAGAGATGTCGAGGGCTGGAGGAAGCAATCCGCACATTTGAGGAGATCGAGGAGATGGATGTGGTCTCCTGGAACATACTGATTGATGTGTGCGCTCGGAGAGGGAGCAAGCGGCATGCCGTGGACATGTTCTGCCGGATGCGCAAGGAGGGTGGTGGTGCCCTTGATTGCTTCACCTTGACGAGCGTCTTGAAGACATGCTCGGAGAGAGGGGATCTGAGCCTTGGTATGCAGCTCCATGGGTGTTCCTGGAAGGCTGGCTTGGTGCGTGATACCCCGATTGGGAATGCTCTTATTACTATGTATATGAAATGTGGAGGAGGATTGGATTCTGCAGTTGAAGTCTTCCAGACAATTTTGGACCCGAATATTATTTCGTGGACTGCGATAATTTCTGGATTAGTGCAGAATGGGCTGGCCAAAGAAGCAGCGGGCTTTTACTGTGAAATGGTGTATGTAGGCATGATGGAGAATGAATTTTGCTTTACTAGTGTATTACCTGCTTTCAGTATGTTGGTGAGCCTTGATCATGGGAGAATGATCCACTCAAGAATCATTAAGTCGGGGTTCTGTTGCGATGTAATGGTGGGAAATGCACTGATCGATATGTACTTCAAGTGTGGTAGTGCAGAAGATGCTCAAATGGCTTTTGAGACCATGAGAAACCATGACACAGTGTCATGGACCATTACGATTCTGGGATTTGGTCAGCATGGAAAAGGAGAGGAAGCTCTTCAAATCTTCAGAGCACTTGAAAGAAGTGGCACCAGCCCTGATTCGGTTACTTTTCTTGCACTTTTATCCACATGCAGTCATGGAGGTCTTGTGGAGGAGGGGATTAAGATCTTTCACTCTATGGTTAATGATTACAACATCAAGCCAAAGAGGGAGCATTGTGCTTGTGTAATTGATATGCTGGGTCGTGCTGGTAAATTGAGTGAAGCTGAGAAGTTCATCCAGGAGATGGGTATAGAAAGGGATCCATTGGCATGGGAATCTCTTCTTGGAACTTGTGCGATACATGGAGCAACTGAACTGGGAGAGAGATCAGCTGAGAAGGTTATGGAATTGGAACCACATAAAGATGGTCCGTATGTCTTGCTATCAAATATCTATGCTGAACAAAAAATGTGGGAGGAAAAGGTGAAATTGAGAGGAAGATTGGATGCTAGTATGTTGGCAAAAGATGTAGGATACAGCTGGTCTTCAGGTTTTAAAGTATGAAAATTCTAAGTTGATATTCATCAATGGCAACACTTCAACTAATTCAGGATAGTGTTTCTATAAAGGCTTCATTGATCATGCAAATGATCCCTTCATGTGATGTGCAACATATCCTGCTGTCCTTTCTGGAATCAACTGGTGCTTAAACATAAACTTAGTTATCAGCATGTGAACCTGATTTCAGATGCAGCAGGATGACAGCTCTTTATCTTCCAAATCAGGGGAGATTTTTTCTTTATCCAATATCTGACTATATTACTCATGACCGCAGATGGTATCAGTCACATCAAAGGTACAGACACTTACCTTGGAGTTCAATTTAGTGTTTTCTTCATCCTGGTGCTAATGGGAGACAATTTCTAAGAGAGATCCTGTTACTTGAGTTATCATTGGACCATTTTATTGGGCACACCTGAaaccaaataatattttttggccTTTTTTCAGCTACTTAATCTAGGCTCCTGAAGTTCTCACATGAGACCTTGGACATAAAGAACCAAACCACAAGAATTCATCTATCTGTCAACCTCGAAATATCATCTTTCTAAAATATTGCTAAAGTCAGTAGCCTATCTTTTCAGGACATCGAATATTAGGAAAATTACACTTGTATCTtgtttatttggcttcatgaactCTTGAAAGCAATCTGAATACAGTAGAGGTTCTGGCATATAAAAATTTTGGAACCTCCAGTAAACTAGGTAAATTTTGTTGTATTCTTTAAGCAAGAAATGGTTATCACTGTCTGAAGGCTGAAATATGGAAAAGATACTTTTCCACAATCAGTGGAGTAGATTGTGGAATTGGATGCTGCATGAAGAATGTGGGAAACAAAAGAGGAAGTCAGGGTATGTCAAGACACACTCATATACTAGAGAGGGGATTGGATTCAGCTGGTTGTGCAGGTATTATTGTTTGGAAGTTCAGGTGATATTTGTCAACGATATTTTTTCAAATGAGTTTAAGGAGCATTCTTATATGGCCTTCTCTTCCCATTGACCAGAAATGACCCCACAAATGAGAAGGAAGCTTTCTACTGGCCTTCACAGACTGGGCCCATATTTATGGATGCTCATTAACCAGCTTATGAAGCCTACTATAAGAAGCATATGCTAAAAGGTATGAGCAAAATAGCTATAAATGCAAATAGTCATTTGACCATGAGCTTTAATGCTAGAAAAGGCATACTGTTTGGAGAGAAGACCTTAAATACAACAGTAGATGGCATGAAAATCTAAGACTTGAGTACAATTTGGAAAATAAGTGAGCTTTCTTTCTGCATAACATGAATGGAAGCAATCTGAAATATAGTGGCTGTGGTATTATGTTTTCTATAAGATATATGGTATCTTTATTGGTAATGTAGTCATGATTCATATGCTGGGAACAATAGTCTTTCCTGCTTAGTTTTGATAACTCTTCCAGGTTATGGAGTTTGCTCCATAGAGAAGCATGATATTGTTTGCTTTCCACAAACTATCAAAGCAGCTCACATGTTGGATCTATAATCTTTATGAACTTTAATTTTGTAAAACTTTACATATTATTGCCAATGATGACAACACGCATACTGTGTTTAGCCCTCTCTAAACATCAGATAAAAATAACTTATCTATAAGATTATAAATAGGTATCAGATCAAAACAGCATCCTTGGTTGTGTTTATAAGATTTAACTCTGAACAAAAGAAACATTAGTCTCCAGTTAGTCCTGATATCATAAGTTTTCCTGCATCGGATAAAAACATTGACTACCTGATTTCAGATTCTATCatggtttttttatttttctgaattTCTTTTCTTCCGTTCATACTAAAATACCACAAGTTCATTCACTTGTCCATGCTTTATTAGCTGCAGAGACCCTCCTCATGTTGCAGTCTACAATCTGATCTAATACTTGTCATTTTTCATTTGTGGCCAGTTATGTGACAATGAAAGTAAAGTTTACTGATGCAAATTCTTAGATGAATATTTCTTGTCCATGTTTACAGTTTACTTGAGCTTCAAATACTGAACAGAGATAGATAAGCAAAACTTAGTTTGTAAAATCCATGCCCTTTGGCCTTCCAGATATCATATCAATTATTTATTTCCTTTCATTGTCAGAGACATGCATTTAAACAACAATAAATCCAGGAAACTGGTTAAATCAACATGGCTTCATCATAGAAAAATAATGATTGTGTGCATCTAAAAGGTATAAAATTCAATTTTGTCCTGGATCAAGTTTTTACATGTATTAACTACTTATGATTGATTATGGAGATTTTTTTCTATAATttagaagttctgacaggtatgacttacggtcagctcgatattgggtctagaggatcacacacatatggtaagcattgcgacgagtagagcttCAAATATGAGATCTGTCGAAACCCTTGtcttattaaatatccaataagctcatgaattattggatcatatggataagatccaataagagctaatgagagattattggatagagatccactaatctaagaggctcgagtaattggatgaagatccaatacccaatagggcaagatcaatcagggttaagttaataggtgacctatataaataggagagaaccaaaggctcataggctaAATGTTTTTGTTTGTCACCTCATATTCTCTTCTCCCTTTCTCCTTCTCAAATAGGAGGTATGAAGATTTAGACAACGATtgaaggagcgtcgtcgcagctctactatgtggatcattaCTAGAGAGGAgaatacttgacctccttcatcctctcttacagaTCTGTCGTCGCagctctactatgtggatcattgtcacactttataggaatatttttaagataaaatctATAATCTTCTAGagtatttttttttatccaaactgcttgtgcacaacatgcacctaccgTAACATATTCAACTTTGACTATAGATAAAACGAAAGGGTTTTGCTTCTTGGTTTCTTGAAAGACTAAGAAATAAGTGCACGACTTAGGAACTTACAAGTTCCAaaggtactttttctatctatcctacatcctatAAAGTTAGCATCGACAAAAACAATCAAATCAAAAGTTTTGGATTTAGAATACCATAATCCCATATTAAGagctccttttaggtatctaaaatttttttaattgctTTATAATGAGATTATTTAGAATTTGATTGGAATCTTACTCAAGGCCCAACACTAAATATTATATCAGGTTTAGTTGTAGTaagatataataaactacctatcatacctctataaatttttttgatgaaagaATTCTCCTTCATTGTCCATATTTAATTTAGTAGAAATGCTCATTCGCGTGTTAATAGCCTTAGTACTATCTATGTAAAACTATTTTAATAGATCCTATACTTGGTTTgactaattaaaattttattatttaactaCTTAATTTGTAATCTTAAGAAAAATGTCAATTCACCtaataaactcattttaaatttttatctcaTATTTTTGGTAAATAACTCACATAAAGatttatttgtagaaccaaaaataatattattaacataaatttaaataataaaaaaaattatttttgaaatatttaataaataatatagtgtcGATCTtgtcttttaaaaaattattttgaataaaaaaagaagttaagtctctcgtaccaagccctaggggcttgcttTAACCCATAGAGAGtcttatataatttataaatatagtttaaaaaaaattatttttaaatttgggtGGTTGCTAAATAAAAACTTCTTCCAAAATAAAGCCATTGAAAAGTatatttaacatccatttgaaataaaaaatttataggcaaggagtatccttatggctcaagtctagccataggagtgaaggtttctttataatctatatattcttcttggttaaaacattTGGTCACTAATTTAGCATTATTTTGAACCACGACACCTTATTCattttgcttatttctaaagacccatttaatgcCAATCACAAGATGAGCACTAGGTCTAGAAACAAGCATCCAAActttatttctttcaaattgatttaactcttcatgCATTATCGAGAACAAGcatcctatctatatgtcatatcgagataaatttaaatttagaaaatGATAACCTTCGAATTTAAATtcgaaataattttaattattttctttgaaaagatcATCATTTCACACTATTAGGATcgaaatcagcactaagaggCTTCGacgatttagaaaaattatttcgataaagcccatattGGAAATGATTTCGAAAGTGTGCTTCACTTGAAGtaagtgtaataagcaattaaaacagagaacaataataataaagagcAGAAAAAGAGTGCATACCAAATttttagtggttcagtcgtcgtgacctacgtcgactctcgattcctcctccgtcgagaccactaactttcactatcgatcttttcTCAACggccaaagatcaactatcctcttacaacccttttcttttttttataagtttaggagataacctttacaagctgcTCACCCCTCTTAAACTGAAATCAACACTTATAGCTAGAAGaggggaattctcacaagattacaacatcgtTTTCCTcaatttttgttctcagttcttgTGTGAATTGAGTAGGGATGAgtaagatatttataggccccaaatgaatttaaatttggagccaaaatagtctcatctcgagtttttagagtactagcggtaccacggccagtattgggcggtaccaccgctagtactaggtggtaccaccatttgcTAGACtgacaactagcggtaccaccacttagtctagcggtaccaccacctgatatagtctaggagattgtgaataggcggtaccaccgcttgacataatctaggagacttgttaggatcaagtcggcactaagtggGGCAGGAGGCGAATTAGTGTTTatgataaaaatgtcggttttgaaaaattacgttcgatgaaaactgatatcggaaagagtgcttgacttagagtaagtgaactaagcaattaactcagaagGTACTAGCAATGATATtgaaaagcaaaatagaaattGCACACCAAAAGAggatcagtagtgaaagccggtggcctcgagagaagaggaattaggagtggatgtatgtcatgatgactgaaccactataaatcgatgtgcatttctattattgtcatttacttactttgcaattgcttcacttcctccttactttgctttcaccaCGCTTACGAACAAGCATTCAATATCTAGTTATCTTCCGAGatcaatttttatcatacgaagaaatttcaaaccgacgtttttatccgctgcactaattcactccccgtcttagtgctgacttgatcctaacaagtgttccttgagaaggaacacattcttggtggaaatTGTGGGAGCATgagagagttgagcaaggttagaGAACTTAGCACAAGCACCATTCCATAGGATGAGTCTGTTCAGCTACCTAGCAAACATGTTCTAACATTGCATAGGTCCAACAGAGTGTCCATCGCTCCTAAGATATATGTGGGATATATATGTTAGGAAAATTGGGGTAGCATCACATAtgaagtggaagaacagaaaacaaaaatttcGTATTTCTCATAGAAAATAGTTTATcatcatcgtacgaagattggtgcgcaaaaatcgataaaactgaaaaactatatgtatataaaagatgtgttacctaaggagtttGTATATTCCTATAAACCTACAGATCTAcgggagagaatgaaggaggtcaattgtcttcCTCTCTAACGCTGATCCACATAGCAGATGCGGTGAAGACGCTCCATAAATAGTTACATGATCCTTCTCTCCACGTGCATCaggtgatcaagaaggggtcggcccttcttgttgtccacacacccCTTAACTAGGGCTGTTGGCTGAAGAGGAAAGGGAGGGAggggaataggaggtggcaaccaaaaagaGTCTAGCCTATGCCTATTTTGGTTGCCTTCTATTTAAAGAggtccttatcaacttaaccctaatggatcttgccctattgggtactagatctccatctaactaccaaagcctcttggattagtgaacttctacccaataatctctcattagctcttattggatcttatccataacatccaataattcaagggcttattggata of the Musa acuminata AAA Group cultivar baxijiao chromosome BXJ2-10, Cavendish_Baxijiao_AAA, whole genome shotgun sequence genome contains:
- the LOC135625981 gene encoding pentatricopeptide repeat-containing protein At4g33170-like, which translates into the protein MMFLKLKCAKPRHLCELLKRFSFGAVSFDVHSLAHFLDACMYDVAAAHACLLKSHGLASCSAPWNKILDLYCRSGLFRRAQQLFDVIPSRDVVSYNTLISAHVRQGHATFESLRLYTRMLCENIKPDNVTLSMLLATSSMLVEQIHSHSTKMGLNSNAFVGGALVSGYERCRGLEEAIRTFEEIEEMDVVSWNILIDVCARRGSKRHAVDMFCRMRKEGGGALDCFTLTSVLKTCSERGDLSLGMQLHGCSWKAGLVRDTPIGNALITMYMKCGGGLDSAVEVFQTILDPNIISWTAIISGLVQNGLAKEAAGFYCEMVYVGMMENEFCFTSVLPAFSMLVSLDHGRMIHSRIIKSGFCCDVMVGNALIDMYFKCGSAEDAQMAFETMRNHDTVSWTITILGFGQHGKGEEALQIFRALERSGTSPDSVTFLALLSTCSHGGLVEEGIKIFHSMVNDYNIKPKREHCACVIDMLGRAGKLSEAEKFIQEMGIERDPLAWESLLGTCAIHGATELGERSAEKVMELEPHKDGPYVLLSNIYAEQKMWEEKVKLRGRLDASMLAKDVGYSWSSGFKV